Proteins encoded within one genomic window of Granulicella pectinivorans:
- a CDS encoding CHRD domain-containing protein: MKNANSLFRNFIVASALGLVSLAAHATTLHLKADLKASSEVPAKDSAGTGTLTGTLDTDTNEFKYHVEFNGLTGPAVAAHFHGPAAEGANAKPQLPIKTTPLASPLEGKATLTPEQAKDLADGKWYFNLHTTANPGGEIRGQVTKSE, translated from the coding sequence TTGAAAAACGCAAACAGCTTGTTCCGTAACTTCATCGTCGCATCCGCACTTGGTCTTGTCTCGCTTGCCGCACACGCTACCACGCTTCACCTTAAGGCGGATCTAAAGGCATCTTCAGAGGTTCCGGCGAAAGATAGCGCTGGCACAGGCACCTTGACGGGGACATTGGACACGGACACCAACGAATTCAAGTATCACGTTGAGTTCAACGGATTGACCGGACCCGCTGTGGCCGCGCATTTTCACGGACCAGCCGCCGAGGGAGCGAACGCGAAGCCCCAGTTGCCGATCAAGACCACACCGCTTGCCAGCCCGCTTGAGGGTAAGGCTACGTTGACTCCGGAGCAGGCCAAAGACCTCGCGGATGGCAAGTGGTACTTCAACTTGCACACTACCGCCAATCCGGGTGGTGAGATACGTGGGCAGGTTACGAAATCGGAGTAG
- a CDS encoding c-type cytochrome → MNGRYGVALLLGCVTFGVAAFAATQGPGSTSAKHEDAKAAYPRPTNLKVLSKTISGEDLDKLMHRFKEDLGVPCGYCHEENPETKQINYASDENPIKETARFMIKMNEDINTKYLGQLGDRRYAEPLTCGNCHQGQVDPPTFQPKEQR, encoded by the coding sequence ATGAATGGACGCTATGGTGTAGCGCTGCTCCTAGGTTGCGTCACCTTTGGTGTGGCCGCATTTGCAGCTACGCAGGGGCCAGGGAGCACAAGTGCGAAACACGAGGACGCAAAGGCCGCTTATCCGAGGCCAACCAATCTTAAGGTGTTGTCTAAGACGATCTCAGGCGAGGATCTGGATAAGCTGATGCATCGGTTCAAGGAGGATCTTGGCGTTCCCTGTGGTTATTGCCACGAAGAGAATCCCGAGACGAAGCAGATCAACTACGCGTCGGACGAGAATCCCATCAAAGAGACGGCTCGCTTCATGATCAAGATGAACGAAGACATCAATACAAAATATCTCGGGCAACTGGGCGACCGGCGCTATGCGGAGCCGCTTACATGCGGCAACTGCCATCAGGGTCAAGTCGACCCTCCGACGTTCCAGCCGAAGGAGCAACGATGA
- a CDS encoding protein-disulfide reductase DsbD domain-containing protein, translating into MITKTTMKPRKATILRILIGAAIGAPACVTVAQAQGPVQPVQWSAATKPAGTVARGGKLSIELSASVQTGWHVYGFTESPGGPIPLKIAIDDNPVLLGAGAISGTAPVKKHDAAFDLDIESYTGVFTLRVPVQVKEHSASGKQDVSVAVRFQACSDRTCLPPKTVHVPVPVEVVAGN; encoded by the coding sequence ATGATCACAAAGACGACCATGAAGCCCAGGAAGGCAACCATACTACGGATACTCATCGGGGCTGCCATAGGGGCACCCGCATGTGTCACGGTAGCTCAGGCGCAGGGCCCGGTTCAGCCGGTCCAATGGTCGGCTGCGACGAAGCCCGCGGGCACGGTCGCACGGGGCGGTAAACTGTCGATCGAGCTTTCGGCTAGCGTGCAAACCGGCTGGCATGTGTATGGCTTCACCGAATCGCCCGGGGGGCCAATTCCTTTGAAGATCGCGATCGACGACAATCCGGTTCTCCTGGGTGCAGGAGCAATTTCGGGTACGGCCCCGGTTAAGAAACACGATGCAGCATTCGATCTCGATATCGAGTCTTACACCGGAGTGTTCACTCTTCGCGTGCCTGTGCAGGTTAAGGAGCATTCGGCATCGGGTAAGCAGGATGTATCTGTGGCGGTGCGGTTTCAAGCTTGCAGCGATCGTACTTGCCTGCCACCGAAGACTGTCCATGTTCCGGTTCCAGTGGAGGTCGTCGCTGGCAACTAG
- a CDS encoding TlpA family protein disulfide reductase: MKSISRASGLLLMFASVGASAAFAQATNPAIDGRWDASLNNHGTIIPFRLDISGSGASLKGTFYNGFVPFDGTTNATFQDGKLVLNIEHYLTTITATLKDGQFTGNINTQSRGPAAEYDFQATRHVDTVSSAANVPSIAGSWIIPLDAPTSKGEKAFRFIVEQRGAEVAASILRVDGDTGAYSGTYKDGRWVLSHFDGSRPGVIEVSLTKDGTLEVLQNAARAKKPAEQATAGAGAYQTVSASSNNKSYGEETVDSRYTSKLVAFRADVALAKGLPQPENYDTHTTVRDPKEKFAFNFPDVNGKLVSSDDPRFKDKVVLAIVTGTWCPNCHDEAQYLVQLDKKYRDKGLAIVALDFEEPEQQGSLERERAFVKQYGVEYTYLIAGAPAEMWEKVPQAVNLNTWPATIFVGRDGLVKGIHSGFASPASGEFNQQLQKDFTAKIEQLLAEKASQHVASSLDGSNKPGE, translated from the coding sequence ATGAAATCCATCTCGAGAGCTTCGGGACTTCTACTGATGTTTGCAAGCGTTGGCGCATCGGCGGCCTTCGCTCAAGCAACGAATCCTGCCATCGATGGCCGCTGGGATGCCAGCCTCAACAACCACGGAACGATCATTCCATTCCGGCTCGACATCTCCGGATCTGGTGCATCCTTGAAGGGGACGTTCTATAACGGGTTTGTTCCTTTCGACGGCACCACCAACGCGACTTTCCAGGATGGCAAGCTCGTCCTGAATATCGAGCACTACCTCACCACAATCACGGCAACACTGAAGGACGGGCAGTTTACGGGGAACATCAATACGCAATCGCGAGGACCAGCCGCCGAGTATGACTTCCAGGCGACGCGGCATGTGGATACAGTCTCGTCAGCCGCCAACGTTCCTTCGATCGCTGGATCCTGGATTATCCCGCTGGATGCTCCGACATCGAAGGGCGAGAAGGCATTCCGGTTTATCGTCGAACAACGTGGTGCTGAGGTCGCGGCCTCCATTCTGCGTGTTGATGGAGACACGGGGGCATACAGCGGCACGTATAAAGATGGCCGATGGGTGCTGAGCCATTTTGATGGATCGCGGCCCGGAGTGATTGAGGTCTCGCTCACGAAGGACGGAACGCTTGAGGTGCTGCAGAATGCGGCACGCGCGAAGAAGCCGGCAGAGCAGGCCACTGCAGGCGCTGGCGCGTACCAGACTGTGAGCGCCAGCAGCAATAACAAAAGCTACGGTGAAGAGACGGTGGACAGCCGGTACACGTCGAAGCTTGTCGCGTTCCGGGCCGACGTGGCGCTGGCCAAGGGTCTTCCCCAGCCGGAGAACTACGACACGCATACCACTGTTCGCGACCCGAAGGAGAAGTTCGCTTTCAACTTTCCCGATGTAAACGGGAAGCTGGTCTCAAGCGATGATCCTCGCTTCAAGGACAAGGTTGTGCTCGCCATTGTGACTGGCACATGGTGCCCGAACTGCCACGATGAGGCGCAATATCTTGTCCAGTTGGACAAGAAGTATCGCGACAAGGGCCTCGCCATCGTTGCTCTCGATTTTGAAGAGCCCGAGCAGCAGGGAAGTCTGGAGCGGGAGCGTGCATTTGTGAAGCAGTACGGGGTGGAGTACACCTACCTCATCGCGGGCGCACCGGCCGAGATGTGGGAAAAAGTTCCTCAAGCAGTCAACCTCAACACATGGCCCGCTACGATCTTCGTCGGTCGCGATGGACTGGTGAAGGGGATTCACTCCGGGTTTGCTTCTCCGGCAAGCGGCGAGTTCAATCAGCAGTTGCAGAAGGACTTCACCGCGAAGATTGAACAGCTTCTCGCGGAGAAGGCCAGCCAGCACGTCGCGTCTAGCTTAGATGGATCGAACAAGCCTGGAGAGTGA
- a CDS encoding TonB-dependent receptor, translated as MKRLNLSRVLLLLLFLVGVGAWPALAQTLTSATITGIVTDTSGALVPKASVKATQTETGAVNTTTSNGAGEYRFPFLNPGSYLLTAESDSLSAKPVRLQLAVGQERSVTLRLGISSVQQSVEVTDTATLLQTENANNVTSYSKEYVENTPVNGGDITNIAFSTPGIRLNVGGGNTNFNVNGLPFSSVLFTVNGADIVEPYNLNNKSGSSNNTLGANDVSEASVITNAYSAQYGREAGAQVNYISKSGANQFHGNLVENYNSQIFNANDYFNNQSGTPRGRAVANQYAASLGGPVYIPHWVDLRDKLTFFVNTEGLRYALPTTGVVSLPTTAFQQYVLANVPASALPYYQQLFKVYNGAPGLSRAVNVTNGSGQLQDGTGNQGCGNKGFSGTVVPGGSGAIFGGTTGLPCAVAFRTTASSLNTEYYVDGRVDWNINTKHKLYFHISRDYGVQASSTSPLNPVFNQVSPQPWVIPQVNYTYVITPKIVNNFILNGNYYSAVTGPTDFAAAQTLLPLAFSFSDGGAGNNGLQTASTSVPNGRLGQQLGIIDDFSWERGRHTLQFGVNNRNNRISSTANKSGSVIGTYAFGSLADFASGSIVDSKNLNSFTQGFPVLPSVHIRVDSLGFYGQDEWKLRDNLSVTFGARFEYQGNPSCKENCYSRANTVFLGSGYSNSAATPYNATLQTGINKDFQQFEGVITEPRFGFAYSPFGKGKTVVRGGIGLFANTIAASITASVFGNAPYKFTPKVTTGSVGLSSNAGSSQANAIASANAFQNGFANGSTFAQLSAAVPNFSQPTLYVNPNKFHTIKVLEWSLEIEHPLTTHDVVSATYSGTHGYNEPLTNSAANGSSTSGFGGLAKTNPDPRFSTVSQIYDTGYSWYNGLTLLERHAFRYHFQGQISYTWSKALALTTIYNPTAYSVGTLTPTGSVTDNYGPTNFDTRHNLSADLVYSTPKFSNHLLNRTVGGWKTGSKLYLYSGRPFTVTDTGINGSTHGLSSTFSGTILADTTNPGAIGTHCGSAAVRTACLTTASFATAAAQSGFGNTKPNSFRGPGFFSVATQLAKDINVTEHSYFELGADAYNLFNHVNFAVPVSDVNKGSTFGTIASDVSVPTSIYGTGQGAIVSGRVLVVFGKFIF; from the coding sequence ATGAAACGACTGAATTTATCCCGAGTTCTGCTGCTGCTTCTCTTTCTTGTGGGGGTAGGCGCATGGCCCGCTCTCGCTCAAACACTCACCAGCGCGACGATCACCGGCATCGTTACGGATACGAGCGGAGCGCTCGTGCCGAAGGCTTCGGTCAAGGCAACTCAGACGGAAACCGGTGCCGTGAATACGACAACTTCTAACGGCGCGGGCGAGTACCGCTTCCCGTTTCTTAATCCCGGGAGCTATCTGCTCACCGCGGAATCTGATTCGCTGAGCGCCAAGCCTGTGCGACTCCAACTCGCTGTGGGACAAGAACGTTCGGTGACGCTGAGGCTGGGGATATCTTCCGTGCAGCAGTCGGTTGAAGTGACCGACACGGCGACTCTCCTGCAAACGGAGAACGCGAACAATGTCACCTCCTACAGCAAAGAGTATGTCGAAAACACGCCGGTCAATGGCGGCGATATCACCAACATCGCGTTCAGCACACCGGGCATTCGTCTCAATGTAGGCGGGGGCAATACGAACTTCAATGTCAACGGACTGCCGTTCAGCTCGGTGCTGTTCACCGTGAATGGCGCGGATATTGTCGAGCCTTATAACCTGAACAACAAGTCGGGCTCAAGCAACAACACGCTTGGCGCCAACGATGTATCCGAGGCATCGGTGATCACGAACGCCTACAGTGCGCAGTATGGCCGCGAGGCGGGTGCGCAGGTGAACTACATCAGCAAATCCGGCGCAAACCAGTTCCATGGCAATCTCGTCGAGAACTACAACAGCCAGATCTTCAATGCCAATGACTATTTCAACAATCAGTCCGGAACGCCGCGCGGACGCGCGGTCGCGAACCAGTATGCCGCGTCATTGGGTGGACCTGTCTATATTCCGCACTGGGTCGACCTGCGCGACAAGCTGACGTTCTTCGTCAACACGGAAGGGCTGCGCTACGCTCTGCCAACCACCGGCGTCGTCTCGTTGCCTACGACAGCCTTTCAGCAGTATGTGCTCGCGAATGTTCCTGCCTCTGCTCTGCCTTACTATCAGCAGCTCTTCAAGGTCTATAACGGGGCGCCCGGCCTGAGCCGTGCTGTGAATGTGACGAATGGTAGCGGCCAACTGCAGGATGGTACCGGCAACCAGGGATGCGGCAATAAAGGCTTCTCTGGAACGGTTGTCCCGGGCGGAAGTGGCGCGATCTTCGGTGGTACTACCGGTCTGCCTTGCGCTGTCGCGTTTAGAACTACAGCCTCCAGCCTTAATACCGAGTATTACGTCGATGGACGTGTGGACTGGAACATCAATACGAAGCACAAGCTCTACTTCCACATCAGCCGTGACTACGGTGTACAGGCGAGCAGCACCAGTCCTCTGAATCCCGTCTTCAATCAGGTGAGTCCGCAACCCTGGGTGATTCCGCAGGTGAACTACACCTACGTGATTACGCCGAAGATTGTGAACAACTTCATCTTGAATGGCAATTACTACTCCGCTGTGACCGGGCCGACAGACTTCGCGGCAGCTCAGACCTTGCTTCCGCTCGCGTTCTCCTTCTCCGACGGCGGCGCCGGGAACAACGGCTTGCAGACGGCATCGACATCAGTACCCAACGGTCGTCTCGGCCAGCAGCTTGGCATTATCGATGACTTCTCGTGGGAGCGTGGACGCCATACGCTTCAGTTCGGGGTGAACAACCGTAATAACCGCATCAGCAGCACGGCGAACAAGAGCGGGTCCGTGATCGGAACGTATGCCTTTGGTAGCCTTGCCGATTTTGCCAGCGGCAGCATCGTCGATTCGAAGAACCTGAACAGCTTCACGCAGGGTTTCCCTGTGCTTCCTTCCGTGCATATCCGGGTGGATTCACTTGGCTTCTATGGCCAAGATGAGTGGAAGCTTCGCGACAATCTGAGCGTGACCTTTGGTGCACGTTTCGAGTACCAGGGCAATCCGTCGTGCAAGGAGAACTGCTATTCGCGTGCGAACACAGTATTCCTCGGTAGCGGATATTCCAATAGTGCCGCGACACCTTATAATGCGACTCTGCAGACCGGCATCAACAAAGATTTTCAGCAGTTTGAGGGTGTGATCACAGAACCTCGGTTCGGCTTCGCCTACTCCCCATTCGGCAAAGGGAAGACGGTTGTACGCGGAGGCATCGGACTCTTCGCCAATACGATTGCTGCCAGCATTACAGCGAGTGTCTTCGGCAACGCCCCCTATAAGTTCACTCCGAAGGTGACGACGGGCTCGGTAGGCCTGAGCTCCAATGCAGGTAGCTCCCAGGCAAATGCTATTGCATCGGCCAATGCGTTTCAGAACGGGTTCGCCAATGGCAGCACATTTGCTCAGCTCTCGGCGGCTGTTCCCAACTTTTCACAGCCTACGCTCTACGTCAATCCAAACAAGTTCCATACGATCAAGGTGCTTGAGTGGAGCCTGGAGATCGAACATCCGCTGACAACTCACGACGTTGTTTCAGCCACGTACAGCGGCACACACGGCTACAACGAGCCGCTGACTAACTCCGCCGCCAACGGCTCTTCTACAAGCGGTTTCGGTGGGCTGGCCAAGACCAATCCCGATCCTCGCTTTTCGACGGTTTCGCAGATCTATGACACCGGATACTCCTGGTACAACGGTCTGACCCTGCTGGAGCGGCATGCCTTCCGCTATCACTTCCAGGGACAGATCAGCTACACCTGGAGCAAGGCGCTTGCGCTAACCACCATCTACAACCCAACCGCATACTCGGTTGGAACGCTGACGCCAACTGGCAGCGTAACGGACAACTATGGACCGACGAACTTCGACACTCGTCATAACCTCTCTGCCGATCTTGTGTACTCCACACCGAAGTTCAGCAACCATCTGTTGAATCGCACCGTGGGCGGATGGAAGACGGGCAGCAAGCTTTATCTCTATAGCGGACGTCCGTTCACCGTGACAGACACCGGCATCAACGGGAGCACGCACGGACTGTCGAGCACCTTCAGTGGAACGATCCTCGCCGATACCACCAATCCCGGGGCGATCGGCACACACTGCGGTTCCGCGGCGGTTCGCACGGCCTGCCTCACGACAGCGAGCTTCGCAACCGCGGCTGCACAGAGCGGCTTTGGAAATACCAAGCCGAACAGCTTCCGTGGACCTGGATTCTTCTCGGTGGCCACCCAACTCGCCAAGGATATCAACGTGACCGAGCACAGCTACTTCGAGCTGGGTGCGGATGCCTACAACCTCTTCAACCATGTTAACTTCGCGGTGCCAGTCTCCGACGTAAACAAGGGAAGCACCTTCGGCACCATCGCTTCCGATGTGAGCGTACCAACCAGCATCTATGGCACGGGACAGGGTGCAATCGTTTCAGGACGCGTGCTTGTGGTCTTCGGCAAGTTCATCTTCTGA
- a CDS encoding S9 family peptidase — protein sequence MKKLFIAFLFLSPALLAGQTTTLTLDDILSPAAAGGGRRGNGAESLRSPDGKHIAYINQGNVWVSSLSGGDAVQITHDAKGPGDPRGATDHHPQWNPNGKWILYESGSKGYNELYAVSEDGTARTLIAATEIYHGADAIAVNVAQDRGDAVSSDRFDPHPLWSPDGTRISYTERSREHFSGKLKVLPFDQQKGAAAGEALDLYVAKNDPGGAWAINTAAWSPDSSTLAVVLQETHWDKIWLIPSKGGKPKELTFGTGEDEQPIYSPDGRWIAFESNRGLAEQRHVWLVPAGGGEPHRLTNLDGIEAEPQWSTDSKSITFTQRTTLGATAHYVASVEGKQAPQLAGEVRHSKFENIGITPEVVHYKSKDGLAIAGILYKPAGYKNDVRYPAVILAHGGPEGQVMLSVAAWSLYLADQGYVVLEPNFRGSTGYGERFRNANVEDSGGGEIDDIAASVKYLVDTGLADAKRVGISGGSHGGTVVANAVAKLPDTFAVGIEKFGVVDRALFLRYTNRNSAIRWETKMGGPPDKKPAVYRKANVLPDVAHIKAPLLILHGEEDPQVPPQESQEFTAALKQAGKTFSYTTYPNEGHGFQQLEHRRDADERELAFLNRYLMPNSAQ from the coding sequence ATGAAAAAACTTTTTATCGCCTTCCTGTTTCTATCGCCGGCCCTGTTGGCCGGTCAGACAACCACGCTCACACTGGACGATATTCTTAGCCCTGCCGCCGCAGGTGGCGGACGCCGGGGCAACGGAGCGGAATCTCTCCGCTCACCGGATGGAAAGCATATCGCATACATTAACCAAGGCAACGTATGGGTATCCTCGCTCTCCGGAGGTGACGCCGTCCAGATTACGCATGACGCCAAGGGCCCAGGTGATCCACGTGGCGCAACGGATCATCACCCACAGTGGAACCCGAATGGGAAATGGATCCTGTACGAGTCCGGCTCAAAGGGCTACAACGAGCTCTATGCCGTGAGCGAAGACGGTACGGCCCGCACCCTCATCGCTGCGACGGAGATCTATCACGGCGCCGATGCGATCGCGGTCAACGTAGCGCAGGATAGAGGCGATGCAGTCTCTTCGGATCGCTTCGACCCACATCCTCTGTGGTCGCCGGACGGAACAAGAATCTCCTATACAGAGCGCTCGCGCGAGCACTTTTCGGGCAAGCTCAAGGTCCTCCCGTTCGATCAGCAGAAGGGCGCCGCTGCGGGTGAAGCCCTGGATCTCTATGTCGCCAAAAACGACCCCGGTGGCGCATGGGCCATCAACACTGCGGCATGGTCGCCTGACAGCAGCACGCTGGCAGTCGTCCTGCAGGAGACGCACTGGGACAAAATCTGGCTCATCCCATCCAAGGGCGGCAAACCGAAGGAGTTGACCTTTGGGACAGGAGAGGACGAACAGCCCATCTACTCACCCGACGGGCGCTGGATCGCCTTTGAATCCAATCGTGGTCTCGCCGAGCAACGCCATGTCTGGCTCGTGCCTGCGGGCGGTGGCGAGCCTCATCGCCTTACCAACCTTGACGGTATCGAAGCGGAGCCGCAATGGTCTACCGACAGCAAGAGCATCACGTTCACACAGCGCACCACGCTGGGAGCGACCGCTCACTATGTTGCATCGGTAGAAGGCAAGCAAGCTCCGCAACTCGCCGGCGAGGTGAGGCACTCGAAGTTCGAGAACATCGGCATCACCCCGGAGGTAGTTCACTACAAGAGCAAGGATGGACTTGCGATCGCCGGCATTCTCTATAAACCCGCGGGGTATAAGAATGACGTTCGTTATCCTGCGGTGATTCTGGCGCATGGCGGTCCCGAAGGTCAGGTTATGTTAAGCGTCGCGGCGTGGTCCCTTTATCTGGCCGACCAGGGGTATGTTGTGCTGGAGCCGAACTTCCGGGGGAGCACGGGATATGGCGAGCGCTTCCGCAACGCAAATGTGGAAGACTCCGGCGGCGGAGAGATCGATGACATTGCCGCGTCTGTGAAGTATCTGGTCGACACGGGCCTGGCTGATGCCAAGCGAGTAGGCATCTCCGGTGGAAGCCACGGAGGCACGGTCGTTGCGAACGCTGTAGCCAAACTGCCCGATACTTTCGCCGTCGGTATTGAGAAGTTCGGAGTGGTCGACCGCGCTCTCTTTCTGCGCTATACCAACCGCAATTCCGCCATCCGATGGGAGACCAAGATGGGCGGACCACCGGACAAGAAGCCTGCCGTATATCGGAAGGCGAACGTACTGCCGGACGTGGCACACATCAAGGCTCCCTTATTGATTCTGCATGGTGAGGAAGATCCGCAAGTGCCTCCGCAGGAGTCGCAGGAGTTTACGGCTGCGCTGAAGCAAGCCGGGAAGACCTTCAGCTATACGACCTACCCAAACGAAGGACATGGCTTTCAGCAACTGGAACATCGCAGGGATGCCGACGAACGTGAGCTTGCGTTCTTGAACAGGTACCTGATGCCAAATTCAGCACAATAA
- a CDS encoding M28 family peptidase, which produces MQRIQFLACASACVFATTLAGSAQHPVGASYDPGIRAETAESKLQEQAAEDAWLAHLQVLASDDLQGRRTGTPEFLRAVEYVESRFKAIGLKPAGTEGFRQSVGFRTIAADNEHSTFELFPANGPSKVLKPGSDVTLSPHVEGATPVAAAAVFAGYGFAVPALGFDDLKGLDLRGKIAVVLAGSPPSIHGPLKAYYRTAAERWKGLKAAGAVGIITISEPRRLNGNAGAAPRAAFEAGPQVVLSDPGVDSLLGLHLSATLTSEHAQELFEGSGHSIQELFSLAEEGTPLPRFPLTVSIHAATIVHEVANVESPNVVALLEGSDPKLKHEFLVLSAHLDHLGVGRAVNGDSIYNGAMDNAAGIASLVETAKSLAKGPRPKRSVIFLALTGEEEGELGSQFYARYPTVMRSKIIADLNMDMYLPLFPLRFLEVQGLGESTLGNDARAAAQRNDIEVQFDKQPDENRFIRSDQASFVKYGIPALAFKFGWLPDTPEQKAFNEWIKTRYHHADDDLKQPIDKAAAVHFDRVLLALALRVANAPTKPAWYPESFFSTIPRS; this is translated from the coding sequence ATGCAACGCATTCAATTTTTAGCGTGCGCCTCAGCGTGCGTCTTCGCGACAACTTTGGCAGGATCGGCGCAGCATCCGGTTGGAGCTAGCTATGACCCCGGAATACGCGCAGAGACAGCGGAGTCAAAACTCCAGGAGCAAGCAGCCGAGGACGCGTGGCTCGCGCATCTGCAGGTACTTGCAAGCGATGATTTGCAGGGGCGCAGAACAGGGACGCCCGAGTTTCTTCGCGCGGTGGAATACGTTGAGTCTCGGTTTAAGGCTATTGGTTTGAAGCCGGCTGGAACGGAGGGATTCAGACAATCCGTTGGCTTCCGCACGATTGCGGCCGACAACGAGCACTCCACGTTTGAACTCTTTCCAGCCAATGGTCCGAGCAAGGTCTTGAAGCCAGGAAGCGACGTGACACTAAGTCCACATGTCGAAGGGGCAACTCCTGTTGCTGCCGCAGCAGTCTTTGCCGGTTATGGCTTCGCAGTGCCAGCGCTTGGCTTCGACGATTTGAAAGGCTTGGACCTCCGCGGCAAGATCGCTGTCGTTCTTGCAGGTTCTCCACCGTCCATACATGGTCCGCTGAAAGCCTACTATCGCACGGCGGCGGAGCGTTGGAAGGGCCTAAAGGCCGCGGGTGCGGTTGGAATCATCACCATCTCTGAGCCGCGCCGATTGAATGGCAATGCAGGAGCGGCCCCGAGGGCCGCCTTCGAAGCAGGACCGCAAGTCGTGCTCTCGGATCCAGGCGTGGATTCGCTGCTTGGGTTGCATCTCAGCGCGACTCTTACCTCCGAGCACGCTCAAGAACTCTTCGAAGGTTCTGGGCATTCGATTCAGGAGCTATTCTCGCTTGCTGAAGAAGGGACGCCGCTTCCCAGATTTCCCCTCACTGTTTCGATACATGCGGCGACGATTGTTCATGAAGTCGCAAACGTAGAATCTCCAAACGTAGTCGCCTTGCTTGAGGGCAGCGATCCGAAGCTCAAACATGAGTTCCTCGTGCTCAGTGCTCATCTCGATCATCTCGGCGTGGGACGCGCGGTCAACGGAGACTCCATTTACAACGGCGCAATGGACAATGCCGCAGGCATCGCCTCCTTGGTTGAGACGGCCAAGTCTCTCGCGAAAGGTCCGCGTCCGAAGCGTTCTGTCATCTTTCTCGCCCTGACTGGAGAAGAAGAAGGCGAGCTGGGATCGCAATTTTATGCGCGATATCCAACGGTGATGCGAAGCAAGATCATCGCTGATCTCAACATGGATATGTATCTGCCGCTCTTCCCTCTCCGGTTCCTGGAAGTGCAGGGCCTCGGTGAGTCGACACTAGGAAACGACGCGCGCGCTGCCGCCCAGCGTAACGACATCGAGGTCCAGTTCGATAAGCAGCCGGATGAGAATCGCTTCATCCGTTCGGACCAGGCGAGCTTCGTCAAGTATGGCATCCCAGCGCTGGCGTTCAAGTTCGGATGGCTTCCTGATACACCTGAACAGAAGGCTTTCAACGAATGGATCAAGACTCGCTATCACCATGCGGACGACGATCTCAAGCAACCGATTGATAAGGCGGCGGCAGTCCATTTCGATCGTGTGCTGCTCGCTCTTGCACTCCGTGTTGCCAATGCGCCGACGAAGCCGGCATGGTACCCAGAGAGCTTCTTCAGCACGATTCCGAGGTCTTAG